The following proteins are co-located in the Acipenser ruthenus chromosome 35, fAciRut3.2 maternal haplotype, whole genome shotgun sequence genome:
- the LOC131705333 gene encoding reticulon-4 receptor-like 2, with product SVWLLLWLAVCSPSPAYSCPRLCVCYLSPMMVSCQSQNFSAVPAGIPYDSQRVFLQNNRITELRAQSFGFQTQVLWLYSNNISSIKPDSFSDMRDLEELDLGDNPSLRTLHPDSFRGLDKLQSLHIYRCQLGTLPGNIFKKLYSLQFLYLQDNLLQHIQDNLFSDLVNLTHLFLHGNRIRVLSENVFRGLVNLDRLLLHENRVRQVNRKAFRDLGHLTTLFLFNNALTDLPASALSDLSSLQFLRLNGNPWSCSCQARPLWEWFRQVRISSSELLCAGPEERKGLDLRFLREIDFAPCPMLPYYPRARVTYTFSTRTRWWFPKSGKASGGNSDKSKGLDGKKGQQQDNSYISPDKSQTKSYEAESTLTKVKEQDYWEKYENEDSTIRCYKLDCLKEANGKSRGVCPDASLFLLSLSLTLTLSLSLTLHFLFPETM from the exons tctgtctggctgttgctctggctggcagtctgctcccctagccctgcctattcctgccccaggctgtgtgtctgttaccTCTCCCCGATGATggtcagctgccagtctcagaacTTCTCGGCGGTGCCGGCCGGCATTCCCTACGACAGCCAGAGAGTATTCCTCCAAAACAACCGCATCACAGAGCTGCGGGCGCAGTCCTTCGGCTTCCAGACACAG gTCCTGTGGCTCTACTCCAACAACATCAGCTCCATCAAACCCGATTCCTTCAGCGACATGCGAGATCTGGAGGAGCTGGACCTGGGGGATAACCCCTCCCTGCGCACCCTCCATCCTGACTCCTTCCGGGGGCTGGACaagctgcagagcctgcacatataccgctgccagctggggaccctgcccggaaacatcttcaaaaaactctacagcctgcagttcctttacctgcaggacaacctgctgcaacacatccag gacAATCTCTTCTCAGACCTGGTGAATCTCACTCACCTCTTCCTCCACGGCAACCGAATCCGAGTCCTGTCTGAAAATGTCTTCAGAGGGCTGGTCAACCTGGACAGGCTCCTCCTCCACGAGAACCGAGTGCGACAGGTCAACCGCAAAGCCTTCAGGGACCTGGGTCACCTCACCACCCTCTTCCTCTTCAACAACGCCCTAACAGACCTCCCTGCTTCGGCCCTCTCTGATCTCTCGTCCCTGCAGTTCCTCAGACTCAACGGAAACCCCTGGAGCTGCTCCTGCCAGGCCCGCCCTCTCTGGGAATGGTTCCGTCAGGTCCGGATCTCCAGCTCCGAGCTCCTCTGCGCCGGTCCCGAGGAGAGGAAAGGTCTAGATTTGAGGTTCTTGAGAGAAATCGATTTCGCTCCCTGCCCCATGCTGCCTTACTATCCGAGAGCCCGCGTCACTTACACCTTCAGCACCAGAACGAGATGGTGGTTCCCCAAATCGGGCAAGGCAAGCGGGGGGAATTCGGACAAATCTAAAGGCTTGGATGGAAAGAAAGGACAACAGCAAGACAACAGTTACATCAGTCCagataaaagtcaaaccaaaAGTTACGAAGCTGAGTCCACATTGACGAAAGTTAAAGAGCAAGACTACTGGGAGAAATATGAAAACGAAGACTCCACTATTCGTTGTTACAAGTTGGATTGTTTGAAAGAAGCAAACGGGAAATCCAGAGGCGTTTGTCCAGACGcgtccctctttctcctctctctctccctcactctcaccctctccctctctctcacccttcactttctttttcctgaaaccatgtaa